A single genomic interval of Prionailurus viverrinus isolate Anna chromosome A2, UM_Priviv_1.0, whole genome shotgun sequence harbors:
- the LOC125160456 gene encoding olfactory receptor 10H3-like: protein MMTEFILVGFSTFPQHLLPAFFLLYLLMYLFTLLGNLLIMATVWSERSLHTPMYLFLCALSTSEILFTVAITPRMLVDMLFTHRTITWAACASQMFFSFTFGFTHSFLLMIMGYDRYVAICHPLRYNVLMSNRSCARLVSWTWAGGSVMGMMVTLIVFHLTFCGSNMIHHFFCHVFSLLKLACGNENSSVTLAVILVCVSALMSCLFLIVLSYVFIVAAILRIPSAEGRHKTFSTCVSHLTVVIVHYGFASIIYLKPKGPHSMDSNTLMATTYTVFTPFLSPIIFSLRNKELKNAIKKSIQRKLIPLSS from the coding sequence ATGATGACTGAGTTCATCCTCGTGGGCTTCTCCACCTTCCCACAGCAtctcctgcctgccttcttcctgctgtACCTGCTCATGTACCTGTTCACGCTGCTGGGGAACCTGCTCATCATGGCCACAGTCTGGAGCGAGCGCAGCCTGCACACGCCCATGTACCTCTTCCTGTGCGCCCTGTCCACCTCTGAGATTCTGTTCACCGTTGCCATCACCCCTCGCATGCTGGTTGACATGCTCTTCACCCACCGCACCATCACCTGGGCGGCCTGTGCCAGCcagatgtttttctccttcacgTTTGGCTTCACACACTCCTTCCTGCTCATGATCATGGGCTATGACCGCTACGTGGCCATCTGCCACCCCCTGCGCTACAATGTGCTCATGAGCAACCGTAGCTGTGCCCGTCTGGTGTCCTGGacctgggctggtggctcagtcatgggGATGATGGTGACCCTGATAGTTTTTCACCTCACCTTCTGTGGATCTAACATGATCCACCATTTTTTCTGCCATGTGTTTTCCCTTCTAAAGTTGGCCTGTGGGAATGAGAATTCCTCCGTCACCTTGGCTGTGATCCTGGTGTGTGTCTCAGCTCTGATGAGCTGTTTATTCCTCATCGTCCTCTCCTATGTCTTCATCGTGGCCGCCATATTGCGGATCCCCTCTGCTGAAGGCAGGCACAAGACCTTCTCCACATGTGTGTCCCACCTCACTGTGGTCATTGTGCACTATGGCTTTGCCTCCATTATCTACCTCAAGCCCAAAGGCCCCCATTCTATGGACAGTAACACCCTGATGGCCACCACCTATACAGTCTTCACTCCCTTTCTCAGTCCGATCATTTTCAGCCTCAGGAATAAGGAGCTCAAGAACGCCATAAAGAAAAGCATCCAGAGAAAACTCATTCCTCTAAGCTCCTGA